In the genome of Arachis stenosperma cultivar V10309 chromosome 2, arast.V10309.gnm1.PFL2, whole genome shotgun sequence, the window gtatttttgaatcaaaacttactttaatttattttcactTTCACTCACCATTCACCACGCAAAACCATAAATCctaatctctcttcccaatgcCCCCACGCTGCCGCGGTTTCGTCCTCGCGCCGCTAGCGTCGTCGCTGCACCGTCCACGCCCACCATCGCCGGTCGTCCTTGCATCCTTATCCGCCACCTCATTTGCTGTTCGCCCAGGAAAGACAGCCACTATCGCACTTCTACTTCACCCTCCTCGCATCCCATCGCGACTCCCCATCGCTCACCACGCGCACCCCACATCTCTCCATCCGTCGTGACGCAGCCACCACCAGGTCCCCATTCGCGACGCACGATCAACTACTCCGATCCATGGCGACTCCTCCACTTGTCGCAACGCGCCACCGCGAGTCCCCCACTGTCCACACAACGTCGTCCAAGACGTCGTTGCCGGCCACTCTGTagctcttcttctcctcctcctatTTAGTTTTGAACGATTTTTTAACTAGgtttttatgtttcttttttcTACATTCAGatgattctttttattagttttgaatGATTATTTTTCCTATGTTTTTTTCCGTAGGATTTGGATGATTCTTTTTCCTATGTTTTGTATGTTTTTGGATGATTCTTTATCTTATGTATGTTTTggtgtttttgttttttggagtttcgaaaaaaatttttcttggaaagaggaattagaatttGCGTAATAAATGATAAAAGGTGAATTAGAGTAAGAAGAGGTAATTAATAATCATTAATGttgtatcttttaaaaaaaattaaataatcactaattaataataattaattagtatagaATATAACTCAAAAATATTTGTTGGTTTGTTGTCGGCTAGACCCCTCTTAATTTCCTAGCAGAATTGTAAAAAACTATaaccaaaatatttttgtaacaatttattttctcattttttttacaaaattctaaattttagcaattaataatcaatattctagaataaaaaaattttttatattagtgattattgataaattaattttaggGCAATTTACCTATTTAAATAAACTGCTAactaaaattatcaaaatacACATTATGCAAACTGGATACCGAAATGCATTTTTTCCCTAAACTATGTAAACCGCGACAGGGGTATCGCGGTTTACAAAATGCACATAATCCGCTGCAGAGATGTCACGAATTACGTTGGCGAAAACCATCACATAAACCGCTATAGGGGTGTCGCGGTTTATGTGTGTTTTTGATGCATGCATAAACCGCTACATACTTAGTTCAtttttcatggaggatgagttTTTTGGATGAAAGTTTAACTTGTGTATAGCGCAACATAGGTTActgatttgatttaattgaaATTAGTCTGTTGTACTCATAGAATTATCAAGAAAATTATACCCCAGAGAGAATCACTAGTACATAGAGAATCGATCAGCAAATACAACTTTAGTTAACAGTAAGCAAGACTAAAACAAAACAAGAACAGAAACAAAGAGAGAAAAATGCAACCTAATCCTGACGACCAAAAGACACCTATGGCTCGGCACTAGGGGCAGATCCTCGCTGAGGGCAAGTCCTGTGAGTGTGTCCTGTCTGTCTGCATAGCCCACACCACTTCGGCCGACCAGCATCGGCCTCATCCATGGTGTTACGGATTCTTGTTGACCTCGGTTGCCCTTCTCTGGCACGTCTCATGTTAGGATCAAGGATGATAGTAGGACCGGCGTACGGTGGCCATAGATCCTCTGGAATAGGAGGCGAAAATCCCATCCGGTATATGCTGAACACCTTACTCATGGTATAAAACTCATGGACGTACGTAGCCCAGTCTAACTGGGACTGAGCACAGCATGCAATCGCATGGCAGTAAGGGTAATTGAGAGCTTGAAAGTACCCGTAGTCACAAGTACGATCTCTGAGGGAAACCCGATACGTCCCAAGCGAGAAGTTACCGGTAGGAGTCATCTTAGCCACGGTATACTTAAACTGATGTCTGTCGAACAGAGTAACTGTGAAGCACCTCGCATCTTTCAGGTTGCGCTCTATCGCCTTGACCAGGGCCTAACAAAACCGTTGGCCTGATCCCAACTGCGCCTCTGCTGTCTGCCCTCGGACGACAAAAACCTCTGCTAACCTTCCATATGTGGATTTGACAAGTGTAGTTACCGGTAGATTCAGTGTCCCTTTCAATACAGAGTTAACACACTCGGATATGTTCGTCGTCATATGGCCGAACCGTCTGCCTCCATCCTGGTGTATGTTGGGTCCACTTATCGTACCCCAGCCGGTTGGCCCAATCACACATGGCCGGATTCTCAGTCCTCATAATATCAAACCAGTAGTCAAATTCGGCCTCAATCTTTGCATATGCCGCATTTATGAGCATCCGCATTGCATCCTGACCCTTGAAACTAAGAGCAAAATTGGCTGCAACGTGTCGAATGCAATATGCTTGATATGCATGAGGCGATTTCCAACCATTGTCTGGTGCCTCCAGTGCAGCCTTAATGCCGTTGTGTCTGTCAGGAATCACCAGAATCCCTTCCTGTGGGATCACATGTTGATGCAAGTGGGATAAGAAAAAATCCCGCGACTCAGCATTTTCCCCTTCAACAAGTGCAAACGCAACTGACAATATATTTGAGTTTCCATCTTGCGCAATAGCCAAAAGCAAAGTCTCGCCATACTTCTCATACAGATGCATTCCGTCAATGCTGATTAGTGGCTTGCAATGTTTAAAAGCCTCAACACATGAAGGGAACGTCCAGAAAAATCGATGAAAGTACTCCGTAAACTCATCAACCTCACCACCAACACGCACTGGAGAAGTCTTCAACAAAGCTATGCTTCCGTCCATCGTTGCTTGCATCCCAAGGATCCACCGGGGCAACTCCGCATATGACACTTCCCAATCCCTGAAAATATGGGCAACTGCCTTTTGCTTTGCCTTCCACACCTTCCTGTAGCTAGGCCTGAATCCATAGGTTGAATCAGTAGTTTCTTGTAACACCTTTATGGTGACCGCTGCATCCGAGCTAACCAAGGGATAGATCCTCGCACAAATTACGTGGTAATCGAGCTGTCGGTGGTCGCTCGATATCGACGTGGCCAGGCATGTGTGGGCTCCGTTGTACCTTCTAACCTCCCAGTTACCCTTGCTGCCGAAGTGCAACGCGGATCATCCAGTTGCAGCCATTTCCAAACTCCTTGTATCTCCCAACATACTTCAGATGATCAGGTTCCATTACCCTGATACTAAACTCCACGACAAATGCTATAATCCTTAACACTCATCACAGCTTCCTCTTTAGTCTGGAAATATTGACCAATCTGAAATTCTCCAGAAGCATTGCCCTTGACTGAGGATTTGGCACTGAAGCCCCGAAACTTTTCACACGGTCTTCCAACTTGGCAAACAACTCGTGTATTCTCATCTCCAGAAAACTCTGCCGATAATGAAACAACAGTCCCATGTCTTCATCCGACCTGATGACAAATGTTTCGTACTGCACACTACTCGACACGACCGCCATCGGAATCTTGTAGAACACCTTCTTCACCGACTTGGCCCCAACTAACCTTGCCTTCTGCAATATGTTCCTCTTCAGATCCGACAAAGTATCAGTTGAACGGATAAAAATGCTCAGCGGTTCTTTATCTGTGAACTTAACACCATgcctattattttttttattttaccagAACAGTGGACTAGAACCATCAAGTTCTCCTCTCTATCCATTTCTGAAAGTGTGAAAATGACTCTCTTCAAATAACCCGCTCCCTATCTTGGTATTTATAGGCAAAGTTTACACAGCATAAACCGCTACACCCCTGTAGCGGTTTATGTGATGGTTTTCGCCAACGTAATCTGCAACACCCCTGTAGCGGATTACGTACATTTTGTAAACCGTGATACCCCTGTCGCGATTTACATAGTTTAGAAAAAAATACATTTCGGTATCTAATTTGCATAATGTGTATTCTGGTAAAATTAGTTAGCAGTTTATTTACATAATGAAATCAAATATGATTGGCTCTTCAATATACTAATTGCTATTATCAAATTTAACAATAAGATAGTATTGAAcctatttgaaaatttttaggaCTAAAATTAGATGTTTAAAATGTTAgaaaccaaattaaaatttcatttaattgtcggaaataaaaatagtttatttttttaaataaaagtatttttttaaatatatatccaaacgtaaaataaataacaatttcTAACTATAAAAGATTTAAATGTTGATAACTATAcccacaaaaaaataaaactaatattatacccataaataaaaaattttaacagaaaaaattatccaaatcttaatttttcttttaatttctaaattatccCTTGTAACCTAATCTCTCTTAACCCAACATCAACGCCCCACCTTATCACTACCACCAATCCACCACATTGCACCTCATTCCTCAAACATCAAAACCCTTCCCAAATTTCATGGATTCCACCATTCCTGCGTTACCTACCTCCATCACCGTTACAAAGCTTCATTCTTTTCTCAAATTCCATTGCAACTTACAATTTCATCTCTCTCACTAACATTCTCcctcattaaaaaaaatgataacagccaagactcaatcaTTTATCATTTATTCTCATTCAttctattatattttattgaGACATATTtacaaatacataaaaaaaataaagaaaaaaatattgcaaCGGCAGAAGTGTGAAGGTgaaagaaggaggaggaagagaaaaagGCACAATGATAATTTTATTGAGACATGTTTCTTTCGtctctctttttcatttttggTGGTGTTTTCACTATTTTTCATCAAGATACCATGCTATTAGTCAACAACAATCACTCAGTCATATATTTGCAAACAAAAATACTTTCCTCACTTTACCTTTTTTTTTAGATcatataatttttgtttttgattttgttgtttCTCTCACCAACTCTATTTTTTGCTTctagatttttcttttttcatactACAAAATCTTAATCTTTTCATCTTTGTTCTGGGTTGGGCTAATTATAAAGTTGTTGCCTTAGGAAtttgttcatttttatttatactatattTTATTGCTAACTATCCTATTTTCTATTGTCGCCATGCCAACATCAACAGAATGCGAGGGGCTAAACAGGGAAGCGGGTCTTGGAGATAGGAATAAATTTTGCGTTAGGTTAGATTAGAGGTAACTtaggaattttaaataattttttagggtttaagtaattttatcgattaaaattcattttttatgggtataatattattttttttatgaatagaTTTGTCGATTTTTTAGGATTAgagattattatttattttttaaatatatttaaaatttaataaaatattttatttttgaaaagaatatttttttactcaAAAAGGTTAATCTGAACCAATATTTGTTtgacttttaaaatattttgtgcacattaaaaattaatcattaaattagtaactatgtatttatatataaatatatatatatattatttaaacttttttaaatatttattttatatttaatttcaatatatattttataaaaataattaatgtaatggctgatttttttatatatatctatGATTGATTCATTTTAATGTTGAAGAAAATGATTAACATGGTAATGAAGTTTGTATTTGTAGAGATGCAAGAGTGTAATTTCAGAATAAGAAGAGAATGTTTAGTATGAAAGTGTAATTTCTGGTTTCCTTGATTAATCAATCTGATTACAAGCTATATGATGGGatgtatatttatttataggcataaatacataaatattaaaatatagatataataaaacatatttttttaaatttgtttagtAAGTAAGCACAATATACAACAATAAAATTAATCttaataaaatatcaatatTATTGCCCTTATTACAAAATACTACTATCATGATGATCACCATTTTTTCTCTATCATCATCTAAATAATCACCATCGCTTTTCTACCACAATTAACAACTCTtgaactaataaaaaaattaatcaaacaaAACATTCTAAgatatatatttaacaaaaagtaatcaagatttagataaataaaaaattaaatatataatttctttaaaaaaatgcAGAGAACACTTTCATCAGCAAACGGTCTTGGCCATTTGTCTCCAGCAACATCAAACTCTTCCTTCcatctttatttcaaaaattcacCAGCAATGCTAGTAGCCATTTTTGTGACCTTGAGCTTGAAGATGACAAAAACGATAATAGAtcaagaaaagaaggaaaatgGCAAATTTAGAAGCTAACGGCACTAGAGACGATGATAGATACAACACGAGCAGCAATAATGGTGGATATGGGCATAACAAATTAAAGGTAGatgcaacaagaatgaaagaagaagatgaaggtGAGGAGATGGAGGTGAGACTCCCTGACAAGGATGAAGTAGGAAAAAGGAGAGTGTTagaaattttataattttattaaggATGAAATTATCTAATAAAATGGCTTTATTACTCTATTACATTACATGATCATTTGTTGAACTCCGTAGCTCAAATATTTTCATTTgatatctaatattttttaaaataaaaaatattatatttacataaaaaagCAGTCGTCAAATCAGACTATGAAAGTTAAGGATATGTATGTACATACATGATCAAATTATGTCAATTATGTGGTAATGTGTGAGGGTATACACATGTAGGTTAGGTTAAATTTGCAAATGGTAAAAATCCACGCATGCTAGGTACACTCAAAGAAATGATAATCAATCCACTTCCCCAGGCCACAATAAACAACCGTTGAACTAATTAAGTTTCTTATTTTCCTAATTTTGATGTCAGATTCCACTTAAGTATACTCGTTAATTATGCTTAGCTTTGCTTTTACAAAAAGGAGGGGTTTGTGCGCATGAACTTAACTCTGTCTTCTATTAAGGTTTATTATGATTGTATTTGTGATTTTGTGTAGTTGGTGTGATCgttagaaaaataattatttgttaCTTTTTCCAAGGcctatataattaaaatgatcaTATAGAATAAATTAGAACAATGAATTATTTCATATCTGTGTCAAATTATATATGGTGTCTTGAATTGATTGACAAAGAGGTAGTAGATGTTTCTTCTGGAATGTACACTGACAATCCAACAATTTATTTTAGTTGGAAATTTATGTGTaattattttcatatgaaattaataactgaaaattattagatgataatttaattaaattatctaataattttttatttattaacttTATATAAAGACAATTGCATGTAAatcttcatttttattttatgatttgatTTTGCAATATCTTTAGTTCTgttttttttagtatataagAATTTGTGATTCCGTCCTCTCTGTTAAGCGCGTTATGAGTGTCTGTGTGGTTGGTGTGATCATTAGAATAACAATGTGTTACTTTCTCCTTGGcctataattaaaaaaaaaagaacatatGAAAAAATTTAGGACAATCATTTATTTCAACATAGTCAAATTATGGTGTCTTGAATTGATCAAcaaagcataaaagaaaagatttcTTCTGCAATTAGATTTAGCAATCCAACAAGaagtttattttaattgttgttTGTGGTTGTTGAAACTCGTTTGtgatctttatttatttatttatttttatggtACATATGGTCtccttaattaattattcaGTTAATTGATATATGATAGTTGCATTGTCAAATATTGCATGCTCCGATTCATCACTAAAAAGGTGTAAAGAAGTTGCCTAAGAGATGGCATGCTTACTTTTTTTAGATGCATATTTCAATTATTGTTTTAGAGTTAaatta includes:
- the LOC130963350 gene encoding uncharacterized protein LOC130963350 yields the protein MEPDHLKYVGRYKEFGNGCNWMIRVALRQQGSDAAVTIKVLQETTDSTYGFRPSYRKVWKAKQKAVAHIFRDWEVSYAELPRWILGMQATMDGSIALLKTSPVRVGGEVDEFTEYFHRFFWTFPSCVEAFKHCKPLISIDGMHLYEKYGETLLLAIAQDGNSNILSVAFALVEGENAESRDFFLSHLHQHVIPQEGILVIPDRHNGIKAALEAPDNGWKSPHAYQAYCIRHVAANFALSFKGQDAMRMLINAAYAKIEAEFDYWFDIMRTENPAMCDWANRLGDTESTGNYTCQIHIWKVSRGFCRPRADSRGAVGIRPTVLLGPGQGDRAQPERCEVLHSYSVRQTSV